A single Chanos chanos chromosome 8, fChaCha1.1, whole genome shotgun sequence DNA region contains:
- the puraa gene encoding purine-rich element binding protein Aa, with protein MADRDSGSEQGGAATGPGVGSMHPVTGGAGLASGLQHETQELASKRVDIQNKRFYLDVKQNAKGRFLKIAEVGAGGNKSRLTLSMSVAVEFRDYLGDFIEHYAQLGPSNPDIAQDEPRRALKSEFLVRENRKYYMDLKENQRGRFLRIRQTVNRGPGLGSTQGQTIALPAQGLIEFRDALAKLIDDYGVEDEPAELPEGTSLTVDNKRFFFDVGSNKYGVFMRVSEVKPTYRNSITVPYKVWSKFGNTFCKYAEEMKKIQEKQREKRACELQQQQEEMHADDGDED; from the coding sequence ATGGcggacagagacagtggaagtGAGCAGGGAGGAGCAGCCACGGGCCCGGGTGTCGGTTCCATGCACCCAGTGACAGGAGGGGCGGGCTTGGCTTCCGGGCTGCAGCATGAGACGCAAGAGCTTGCTTCAAAGCGGGTTGACATCCAGAACAAACGTTTCTATCTGGACGTAAAACAGAACGCGAAAGGCCGCTTCCTTAAGATAGCAGAAGTCGGGGCCGGGGGAAACAAGAGCCGCctcactctctccatgtctgttgCTGTCGAGTTCCGTGACTACCTCGGGGACTTCATCGAACATTATGCCCAGTTAGGGCCAAGTAATCCTGACATAGCACAGGATGAGCCGCGACGGGCATTAAAGAGTGAGTTCTTGGTCAGAGAGAATCGGAAATACTACATGGATCTGAAAGAGAATCAGAGAGGCCGGTTTCTAAGGATCCGACAAACCGTGAACAGGGGGCCCGGATTGGGATCCACGCAAGGCCAGACGATTGCTCTTCCTGCCCAGGGACTTATTGAGTTTCGTGACGCTTTGGCTAAACTCATTGACGACTACGGAGTGGAGGACGAACCTGCGGAATTGCCCGAGGGAACCTCATTGACTGTGGACAACAAACgttttttctttgatgttgGCTCCAATAAGTATGGAGTGTTCATGAGGGTAAGCGAAGTGAAGCCAACCTACCGCAACTCTATCACAGTGCCCTACAAAGTGTGGTCCAAATTCGGGAACACTTTCTGTAAATAcgcagaggagatgaaaaaaattCAAGAGAAGCAGCGAGAGAAAAGGGCATGCGAATTGCAGCAACAGCAGGAAGAAATGCATGCTGATGATGGAGACGAGGATTGA